From Micromonospora sp. NBC_01699, a single genomic window includes:
- a CDS encoding MerR family transcriptional regulator — protein MLIGELAENAGTSTRTLRYYEAHGLVRAKRSANGYRVYDEAELRVVREIRALLAVGFGLDDIRPFVACLRAGNTSGHVCPDSVAVLRRKLAEVDAYIGQLGEVRRQLQTQLTQAIGQREETCSKHRKPAQ, from the coding sequence ATGCTGATCGGCGAGCTGGCGGAAAACGCCGGTACGAGCACCCGGACGCTTCGCTACTACGAGGCACACGGACTCGTGCGGGCGAAACGTTCCGCCAACGGCTACCGCGTCTACGACGAGGCGGAACTGCGGGTCGTACGCGAGATTCGCGCGCTGCTCGCCGTCGGCTTCGGCCTGGACGACATTCGTCCGTTTGTCGCCTGCCTGCGCGCCGGCAACACGTCCGGACACGTGTGTCCGGACTCGGTGGCGGTCCTGCGCCGCAAGCTCGCCGAGGTCGACGCCTACATCGGCCAGCTTGGCGAGGTACGCCGGCAGCTACAGACTCAGCTCACCCAGGCCATCGGGCAACGGGAGGAAACATGCTCAAAGCACAGGAAACCGGCGCAGTAG
- a CDS encoding DUF397 domain-containing protein, with amino-acid sequence MDLSRARWRKSTRSNTAGGNCVEVADNLSGVVAVRDSKDPSGPALIFKPQAWRGFVNLAKQN; translated from the coding sequence ATGGACCTCAGTAGGGCTCGATGGAGAAAGTCCACCAGGAGCAACACGGCAGGTGGGAACTGCGTCGAGGTCGCGGACAATCTGTCCGGCGTGGTAGCCGTTCGTGACAGTAAAGACCCGTCCGGCCCGGCGTTGATCTTCAAGCCGCAGGCGTGGCGCGGCTTCGTCAATCTCGCGAAGCAGAACTAG
- a CDS encoding helix-turn-helix domain-containing protein, protein MEREDPFLFIRDQLRRQRALRNMSQEEFGKRANYSASTVSAVETGTRLIDMPYAKRTDEILDTGGLFESLLRSAQDDAEPIWFKPWLEAERNARQLRCFEPMLIPGLLQTENYARAVLRLDDVRPEAEVEKRLAARMERQEILNRENPPQFVGVIDESALRRREAIMGEQLAYLLRMAELPHVHIHVIPLSAGLHVGLCGPLALAMLADGTWVGHMDDQLSGSPVGAEEGVAALLARWEAVRSIALPEDQSIALMKEIENQHGPQ, encoded by the coding sequence ATGGAACGCGAAGACCCCTTTCTCTTCATTCGTGATCAGCTTCGCAGGCAGCGAGCCCTACGTAATATGTCGCAAGAGGAATTTGGCAAGCGCGCGAACTACTCAGCCTCCACTGTTTCTGCCGTGGAAACCGGAACCCGTTTGATCGACATGCCGTACGCCAAGCGGACCGACGAAATCCTGGACACCGGTGGGCTGTTCGAGTCCCTGCTGAGGTCGGCGCAGGATGACGCCGAGCCCATCTGGTTCAAGCCCTGGCTGGAGGCCGAGCGCAACGCCAGGCAGCTCCGATGCTTCGAACCGATGCTGATTCCCGGACTGCTTCAAACCGAGAACTACGCCCGTGCGGTGCTGCGCCTCGATGACGTCCGCCCGGAGGCCGAGGTAGAGAAGCGGCTGGCCGCCCGGATGGAGCGGCAAGAGATCTTGAATCGCGAAAATCCGCCCCAGTTCGTCGGCGTCATTGACGAGTCGGCGTTGCGCCGTCGCGAAGCGATCATGGGTGAGCAGCTTGCCTACCTGCTGCGCATGGCGGAACTGCCGCATGTCCACATCCACGTCATTCCGTTGAGCGCCGGCCTGCACGTCGGGCTGTGTGGGCCACTGGCGCTGGCGATGCTGGCGGACGGGACCTGGGTCGGCCACATGGACGACCAGCTCAGCGGATCGCCGGTCGGCGCCGAGGAAGGAGTGGCTGCGCTTCTGGCGAGGTGGGAAGCTGTGCGGAGCATCGCCCTTCCCGAAGATCAATCGATCGCCCTGATGAAGGAGATTGAGAACCAGCATGGACCTCAGTAG